The segment TGGGAAACCGAAATCCAAATTCAGCTCGTCCCTGATAGAAAACCTCGCCAACACCATCTTCGTTGTAGCTGCTGCCACTCGGAGACTGCCCCATTGTGATAACTGCAATGTCACTGAGAGTTCCAGAGGTAACATCGTTGTTGGAACTGTTGAGGAACATTTCAGCATACAATGCCATCGCTTGCTGCTGTAAATTATCGTTTATCTTTTGATTCAGTTCTATCTTTCTATCTATGGACAAAAGTAGAGAGGCTATTCTTTCTTGTGTAGTATAATCGGGAAGGTTAATGGCTATATTTTGAATATTTTTGATTGGCAACTTGGCTTGAACAGCTCCTACTGTTCCACATCTGATTTCTTGTTGCCCACAATCAGACCTTAAATAATAATACAAAAAGTCCCGGTTCACACCATGAAAAGATGACAGTTTAACACAGTTTTCAGTAAGATTTGCTCCATCTAACGTTCTACCAACAATAGCCACAAGACCAATCGTACCCACAATAGACAATACCACATCGCCCGTCTTAACTGTATATTTTGAAATCACCTTTTGTGTTTCGTTGTCCACGTACTCATACGAATTGTCTAATTCGAGTAGTCGTTTATTATTCAAGTCTCGTACCCGAATATACGGATGACCATTTGGAATGTTAATCAATCCAATCCCTTTAGGAATTCTTTTTCCACCTTTAACATTGGCAACTTCGCCCAATTTTACTTCTCTGGTTTTCATTTTATCCTCTCACTCATCCAATAAATTTCCTATGTGCCAATTTCACGTTTTGCTGTTTTACCATCGCATAGTGCATCGTTGTGTCGATTTTCTGGTGTCCTAAAAGCTGCTGCACCTGTTCAATCGGCATTCCCTTGTCAATTGCTGATGTTGCCAATGTACGCCGGAACTTGTGCGGGTGCACCTTATTTAGCTTCAATCGCCGTCCCAATTCACGGAGCATCGTTTCCACACCACCGATCATCAATCGCTCGTGCGGCTCTTTCAGCGTCACAAAGAGTGCTGGATTGCTATCTGACCGTTCATCCAGATAATTTTGAAGGTGGATCTTCGTCCGTGCGTCAAAGTATACCAATCGTTCCTTGTTGCCCTTACCAAATACAACACATTCGCGCTCGTTGAAATTGATATCCTCCCGATTAAGTGTCACCAATTCCCCGACACGCATTCCAGAAGATGCCAGCAAATCAATAATCGCCAAATCTCGTACTGTTGAACAGTTGTCACGCATCAGCTCCAACGCTTCATCCGTATACGTTTCCTTGATGATTTTGGCGGTTTTCACTTTGTGAATCCTGCGGACAGGGCTTTTCACAATGAAATCTTCATCTTCCAGCCACGAGAAGAAACTGGAAAGAATACGCCGGATATTGTCAATCGTAACTTTGCTTGAGTGCCGCTGTGTCTGATAATCCGTCAGATATTTTCGCAAATCGTCCGTTGTA is part of the Faecalibacterium sp. HTF-F genome and harbors:
- a CDS encoding restriction endonuclease subunit S → MKTREVKLGEVANVKGGKRIPKGIGLINIPNGHPYIRVRDLNNKRLLELDNSYEYVDNETQKVISKYTVKTGDVVLSIVGTIGLVAIVGRTLDGANLTENCVKLSSFHGVNRDFLYYYLRSDCGQQEIRCGTVGAVQAKLPIKNIQNIAINLPDYTTQERIASLLLSIDRKIELNQKINDNLQQQAMALYAEMFLNSSNNDVTSGTLSDIAVITMGQSPSGSSYNEDGVGEVFYQGRAEFGFRFPKRRLFTTEPKRMAVAGDVLLSVRAPVGDLNMAYERCCIGRGLGAIHSKTGHSSFVLYTMFALRSQLNVFNGEGTVFGSINRDALNAIPIDVPLVTKIDQFEAVAHPIDELIRTNYEENCRLEAIRNSLLPKLMSGEIDVSAIRL
- the xerA gene encoding site-specific tyrosine recombinase/integron integrase; the encoded protein is MKNKVINEIQRKMLPYLNNEQLLHLKAVLEASFQGVIIEMGEEQPKAEEQDSAAAFITAKRIEGCSEKTLTYYSKTIAAMLNGVGKSPQQITTDDLRKYLTDYQTQRHSSKVTIDNIRRILSSFFSWLEDEDFIVKSPVRRIHKVKTAKIIKETYTDEALELMRDNCSTVRDLAIIDLLASSGMRVGELVTLNREDINFNERECVVFGKGNKERLVYFDARTKIHLQNYLDERSDSNPALFVTLKEPHERLMIGGVETMLRELGRRLKLNKVHPHKFRRTLATSAIDKGMPIEQVQQLLGHQKIDTTMHYAMVKQQNVKLAHRKFIG